The genomic interval GTAAATCCATCACCATTGATGCCGAGTTTGAGGCGCTATCCGTTACATTTAACTTTATTCCTGTGGGTGTTCCGGATGTATTCCATGTCTGAGATACATTTATAGAAGAAGTTGATGTGCTTCCTGTCAATGAACCGGGATTAATAATAATATTTCCGCTGAAACTGTTCGGCTGATTCAAATACGCAACATTTGTTAATGTACCTGCCGTATTAATATCAGTGCCGTTCAATAAATATTTTACTGTAGCATTCACGGTATCAAATAACTGTTTTCTTCCTATGAAACTATTCGATTGATTCTGATAAGCAACATTGCTCAATGTCCCTGCTGTATTAATACTTACACCGTTCAGCAAGTACCTTACCGATGCATTAACAGTATCGAAAGTCTGTTTTCTTCCTATGAAAGAATTTGATTTATTAATGTATGCAAGATTATTTGTATCTAGTCCTAATGAAGTTAATGTTGACGGATTTAAAATATAAACTGCCTTCGTTCGTATTTTGCCTGAGTCAATACCCATGAACATTGTTTTATTCTCAACAAGAGAGTAACGTCCGTTTTCTGTATTGCTGACAAGCCGCCACACATTTGTATCTGAAGGAGTCAGCATCAAAACCGCATCGCTTAAAATTCCCCCGGCGCTTATTCCAAAATAATTTCCGGTATTTGTTATAAGCGAATACTTACCGTCCTCCGTATTTTCTCTTAAGCTCCATTGTGCATCACTCTTGTTTATTAATAACGATTGACAGAGAATCATTAACACAAGAATTAAAAATATTTTTTTCATGTATAGTTTACCGTTTTTTAAAAATGTTACTTTAAATTTATTCGAACTCCAATATATCATAGAAGCTGTTCGCATAGCTTGCAATCGTGCCTGCTTTATCAAGTCCGTTTATAATTCTTCGCGCATTAAAAAAATCACGGCTGTTCTCCTTTATATAATCCTGAAGTTTTTTACCTGTGAATAATCCGCGTGACATACCTGTTTCCAGTATCATCCAGGCATACAATTTCATTTGAGCAAGTTCAGGACTTGCAATAAAATCAATGCCGAGTAATTCACTGAAGAGCATGTAATTTATTTTTCCTGTCAGCTGCACATACCCTCTGCCCTTATATTCATTTGCTTCAGTAAGGTTTTTAATTCCCAGTTTACCTATGAGATATTTGAAATAATTCCATCCGCCCCGTTCGGCTATCGGCTCATAGCTTTCTGCAGTTTCGTGTTTTATTGTAGCGAGAATGTATGCAAATTCTGAAAGACGATTTATTAACCTGCTTTTTTCAAAGCAATCAATTAAATAATTCAAGCCGTCCACCTGAGATTGATTCAGTTTTCCGAATCTTTCCCTGTAACCCTTAAAAAATATTTCACGGTTTATTCTGAACATTTTCTTAAAGTTTAAATTTTTTACTCATGCGGTTCTTCAGCAGGAACGGGACCGGGGTCACGATATCCGTCTAATGCAAGACCGTCAGTCCAGATTGTAGTTTCGCCGTTCCAGTTTCCGACACCGGTTACTGTTTTGAATTCTTCAATGGTGTCAGCATAATCAGGAAGACTCGCAAAATTCAGATTCGCTCCGCAGAAATTTGCATTTTGAATTTTTGCATTTGTAAAATTGCAATATTCCAGATTTGCATTTGACAAATCTGCACCTGAAAGATCAAGACCGCTGAAATCTGAACTTGCGAAATCTGAGTCACGCAAATATGCACCTGCAAAATATCCTCTGCTCTGAATACTTATGCTTTGAGAACTGATTCCTGAAAGTGCAGTTGAGACCGGAACAATTCTCAGGCTATCATGAAACGAACCTATATTGCCAATAAAGCCGGGGAAACAAAATATGTATGCTATATTTACCGGAGAGGCATTCGAAACAATTACGCTGATATCATCTCCATAATCTGCTATGTAAATTGAATTTCTGTCATCATTTTCTTTCAGGAACTTCAACTCAGTTTTTAAGTCTTCAAGCTTTTCAGGAGAGTTGTATTCCTTCAGATTCGAAATTATCTCATAAAGCTTTCCGTATATATCTATAGAAATTGCCATGCTTATTTTCTTCTATGTGTTTATAATTATTACGGCTTGTAAACTACTTCTGCAAATTTTGTATTTAATAATTTCAAACCTGCCTGGCATACTAAATCTTTAATGTCTTTTAAATTTTCTTCATCGTAAACTTCCTTCAGCTCTGCCTGTCTTCCCATGATAAATGCCAAACCGGGACCGTAGAATGCAGTCATATTTACTTTGCTTGTGTTAACTGTAGGCACCAATCCTGAAATGAAAATCTGGAAGCCAAGTAATGAAGGTACTTTGCCGCTTTCAAGATAATCTCTGTTGTATGATGTTGCATTCTTTACCGTATCGATTGCAAAAAATTCATCTACTAAGTCTGCGCTTACTACAAGAACTCTGCCTGTCT from Bacteroidota bacterium carries:
- a CDS encoding pentapeptide repeat-containing protein produces the protein MAISIDIYGKLYEIISNLKEYNSPEKLEDLKTELKFLKENDDRNSIYIADYGDDISVIVSNASPVNIAYIFCFPGFIGNIGSFHDSLRIVPVSTALSGISSQSISIQSRGYFAGAYLRDSDFASSDFSGLDLSGADLSNANLEYCNFTNAKIQNANFCGANLNFASLPDYADTIEEFKTVTGVGNWNGETTIWTDGLALDGYRDPGPVPAEEPHE